TCCAGTTTTCTTTTCTTTCCTTTACTGAATGCTCCGGATTAGTATATATCCAATGTTGAAATTTATCAATAGTTGCAACCCACGGCAAAACCTGCAAAACACCTTCTAACTGCTTCCTTTTTGCCCTGTTTAATTCTTTTTCATTTTCAAAAAATATATTCCAATGATCCATTGATATTAATTCCATTGTCATTGAAGCTAACTCGGCAACTTCAGAAGGTAATTCTTTGAAATCAACCAAACCAAGGTCTTTACTTAAAAACGAATGTATAGCATGTCCTCCTTCATGCATAATTGTTTCCATATCTCTTAGATTTCCAGTAGCATTCATAAATATAAAAGGAATATCACTTTCATATAAAGGATAATTAAAACCACCGGGAGCTTTACCTTTTCGGGAATCAAGGTCGAGAAACCCTTTATTTTTCATTATTTTCAAATACTCACCATATTTTGGCTTGATCAATGAAAAACATTTTATTGTTTTTTCAATAAGTTCATTACTATTATCGAAAGGTTTTAATGCAGGCAATAAATTTACATCAACCTCAAGGTCCCATGGCTTTAGACTATTTAATTTTAAAGACTTTTTCCGATTTTCGTTGATAATATTAATCAGTGGACAGACCTCATCTTTTATTGATTTATGAAATTCATAACAATCGTCAATTGAATAATCAAATCTGCCTAAATCATCAAATTTGTAATCCCGAAAGTTCTCATAATCAGCATTTTTTGCTATTTCACATCTTTTCTTTAATAAATTAGAAAATAAATTATCTAATTTTTCAGAATCTTTTATTCTTCTTTGATTTATAAGATGATAAACTTTTTTTCGTATCTCTCGTTTTGTATTTTTCAAATAATTTGCTGCCTGTTGTAATGTATGTTCTTTACCATCATAATTAATAGTCATTTCAGAAGAAATTTTCCCATATTCCTGTTCTTCTTTTTGAAGTTTAGCTATAATAGGAATATTTTTTTCACGAAACATTTCGATTTTTTTCCTTACTGACCGGATAATCAGATAATATTTTTTGCTATCTAATTTTTTTAAAAAAGATGAATCATAAAAATTTTTATTAAAAATATCATCATATTTTAATATTTCAGGTTCAATTTCAGTAATAAAAAAATTAAACGAATCCGAAAGATTTTTGTCAAGAGTATCACAATTCATCTTTATATATCTCCATGCAAGGTCTTCTTCGAGAATAGATTCAAGCTCACTTTTATCTAACAACCATTGTTCAAGGTTTTTTGCCGATGCAATTTCTCTTTCTTTAAGATTTATAAAATAAGGTTCAATGTTTTTCCACGATATAATCTTAAAATCTGAAGGAATAAATTTTCGTATCATTAAAATAAAATAGTTGAAATAAAAAAATAAAAAAAGGCTGTTGTAACAGCCTTAATATCAATTGTTAAAATGATTTTTTTCTTTGATGTTTTTCTTTGGCTTTTGGTTCTATAGGTTTTGGTTTTTTAATATCTTTTGATTTTACATTTTGTTTTGTTAAAGTTTTTTTAACAACTTTAACTTCTTCAACATCCTTCTTGTCCTCCTCTTTACTATCATTATCTTCTGTGAAATCAAGCATATCAACTTTTTGTAAAACATTATACCAATTCAGAACTTTTTTAATATCCGAAATATAAACCCTATCCCTGTCATATTCAGGTAATGCCTCAGCAAAATATTTTTTTAATTCTTCATTTGGCAATTTATGATTAATTGCAGGTTTACCGTTTTCCTTTTCATGTATTTTTTTAAATACATCAACTAAGGAAATATCATCATCTTCAGTAAATATTGAAATATCTTCCAATGCACTGATTTTAGCAGTTGAATATGCTGGCATTCTCTTTTTATCTTCAAGAGATTCAACAATTATTCCGTTTTTTGTCTCAGAAATATGTTTAAATAATCCTTTTTGTCCTGCAATAGACATAATACCTTTTAAATCCATATTTGTTTTTTCTTAAATAATTTTACCACAAAAATATAATTAACTATAAAGTATAAAACATATTATCAATGTTTTTATTAACATTTAGGCAATTTTTCTTTCTTTTTTAATTTTTTTGTATGCTTCATTAACTTTTTGAAACTTTTCATGGGCTATTTTCTGAAAATCTTCACCAAGATAACTAACTTTATCTGGATGATATTTTGTAGCCATTTTTCTATATGCTGTTTTTATTTCATCATTGCTGACATTTTTATTTATTTCAAGAACATTATAAGCAGAATCAATATCATCGTAAAACATTGCCAGTATTGATTTATAATCCTTTTGACTCAATCCTAAATTATTTGATATCATACCAATAAGCTTCAATTCGTTAGGATGAATCTCACCATCTGCATCAGCAATATTAAATAATAAGTGAAGAAGCTGCAATTTTGAAGAATAATCAAGGTTCTGCTTTATTTGCCGACAAACATCGTCAACAGGAATATCTTGTTTAAGTAAATCCTTTAATAAAAGAATAGCTTCATTTGCAGCCTCTAAACCAAATGACTTATTAAAATATTCCCTGACATAATTTAATTCTGATTTTGTAATTTTTCCATCGGCTTTCATAACCGCAGCAACAAGGACCAACAATGTCATGGCAAAACCTCCGGTTGTTGTTTGTTTTCCTTTAATTGTTGACTGCAAACTACTACTTTCAACCATTGAACCAACTACGAAACCTAATATTCCGCCGATAGGTCCAAAAAAAGCCCAACCTAAGCCTCCTGCTATCCATTTTCCATATTTAGCCATTTATTATAATTTAAAGTTTTGTAAATCTGTGTTGTTTAATGGAAAATATATAAAAAGTAGCGAAATTATACTTTAAACAGTCATTAATTGTCATTAAGTCATTTATAGTCATTCATTGTTTAAAACAATATAATGACAGTGAAACGAATGACACGAAGTTAATGACGTGAAGCATAATGACAAATAGTAAAACACAATTTATGCCCGAGAGCAGTATAATTACTCTTTTCCATCAAACCGCTATACTGTTTTTTATAGTAGAAATTTAACAATTTATTTATTACTCGCTTTTCATACACATTGTTAAAAGCATTGCTTATTCCTTTTTTATTAATTCCAATAATCCAAAATGTTTTTTTTTATTAACCGCAAAACTCGAATAATAGTATAATTTCACATTAATAGTATCTTTTAAGCATTTTTTTGGAAAATATTTTGTTGCAATTACACGATCACCAATAAAATGACATGTTTCAATTGAATCTTCAAAAACAAAATAATAATCACTTAGAGATTCAGACAAGTGATTGTTAATAATAAATACTAAGTGACAATTAGTATTGGATCTACTGTCAAATTTTGTTTTATTAAAACAACCTGTTATCCAAAATTTTTCTAAAAAAACCTCTTTAATATTTAATTCTGATTTAAAATCAATTTTAAATGCTGTATCAGGATAAAATTTATATTCATAGTCCTTAATAAATACATTTCTTCTTTGGGATTCTGATACAGAATCAGAAAGTCCATACAATCCTGAAAACATACAATTAAACCACAAATAAATGAAAGTAATAAATAAAACTAATGCTGGGATTATTATCAATATTATCCTAATAGATTTATTTATTTTCATATTTACCTTACCACTGAAAAATTAATCATGCTCATGTCCCTAATGTATATTGCATGTAACTAAAGAATAAAAATTATCAATTAACATTCCTTTGTTTCAACATTCAAACGCAATTTTTAAGAATTTGCTTTTCAATATATAACACTTGTGGAATTATTAATTCTTTTTTATCATTTGTAATAACAAAGTCGGATTTTTTAATTCTTTTTTTATCATTTATTTGATTATTCATCCTGTTTATAACATCTTGTTCTTTAACTCCGTCTCTTTTTATTATTCGGTTTATTCTTATATTGTATTCCGTATTTTCATCTTTTTTATCCTCTAATCTGTTTTCTTTCAATACGTTCACGAGCCTCAATTAATGATTGATGTAATTTTTCTTCCAATATTTTCTTTGGTGGCAATTCTGTCCAATATTCTGCAACCATGATTGCATCCTTGTGCATTTCAAGAAGTTCTATCTGCTCTTTACTGGCAATGGCACAAAGAATCAAACCTATAGGTTGCTTTTCATCTTCTTGCTTTTCGTATTTATCCAACCATTTAAGATACAATTCCATCTGTCCTTTGTATTTGGCTCTAAATTTGTCAATTTTCAGTTCGATTGCAACAAGTCTTTTTAACTTTCGGTGATAAAATAACAAATCTAAATTGTAATCATCTCCATCAATTATTATTCGTTTCTGTCTCTCTACAAACGAAAAACCGGTACCCAATTCTAATATAAAGAGTTCCAGTTCTTTTAAAATTGCAGCCTCTAAATCATTTTCAAGGTAGCCATCTTTCAAATCCAAAAAGTCAAGAAAATAAGGATCTTTGAATACTCCTTTCTCAATGGTTTTGCTTTCAAAAAGTTGAATATCTACATTTTCTGTTCTTTCGTACACTTTCTGTCTAATCTGTTTTCTAAGTTCTCTCACACCTATCAGGCTACTATAGGCAAGTTTTCCATAAAAGTCTCTCGCATTTTGATTTTTTAATGGGATAAGTGTAAGAAAATGAGACCATGACAAATGTCGTGACAGTGTAACGATATTTTCAAAATCTGGATACTTTTCTGCGAATTGAATCATTCGTCGCAAATTTTTCTCTTCATAATTCCTTCCGAATCTCTCAAATAATTTTCGTGACACTGTGGCGACAATCTGCTTTCCGTATTCAGCTCTCTTTTTATGT
This region of Bacteroidales bacterium genomic DNA includes:
- a CDS encoding M3 family oligoendopeptidase — encoded protein: MIRKFIPSDFKIISWKNIEPYFINLKEREIASAKNLEQWLLDKSELESILEEDLAWRYIKMNCDTLDKNLSDSFNFFITEIEPEILKYDDIFNKNFYDSSFLKKLDSKKYYLIIRSVRKKIEMFREKNIPIIAKLQKEEQEYGKISSEMTINYDGKEHTLQQAANYLKNTKREIRKKVYHLINQRRIKDSEKLDNLFSNLLKKRCEIAKNADYENFRDYKFDDLGRFDYSIDDCYEFHKSIKDEVCPLINIINENRKKSLKLNSLKPWDLEVDVNLLPALKPFDNSNELIEKTIKCFSLIKPKYGEYLKIMKNKGFLDLDSRKGKAPGGFNYPLYESDIPFIFMNATGNLRDMETIMHEGGHAIHSFLSKDLGLVDFKELPSEVAELASMTMELISMDHWNIFFENEKELNRAKRKQLEGVLQVLPWVATIDKFQHWIYTNPEHSVKERKENWINIAREFGSKIIDWSENEDFFANSWQKQLHIFEIPFYYIEYGIAQLGAIAIWRNYKNNPDKALKNYENALELGYSVSIPEIYKTAGIEFNFSRKYIAQLMEFVLQELSELYKK
- a CDS encoding DUF5606 domain-containing protein, translating into MDLKGIMSIAGQKGLFKHISETKNGIIVESLEDKKRMPAYSTAKISALEDISIFTEDDDISLVDVFKKIHEKENGKPAINHKLPNEELKKYFAEALPEYDRDRVYISDIKKVLNWYNVLQKVDMLDFTEDNDSKEEDKKDVEEVKVVKKTLTKQNVKSKDIKKPKPIEPKAKEKHQRKKSF
- a CDS encoding DUF1016 family protein, giving the protein MLVDKNDSSELLHELTKLIDETKVKVVSQVNSSITLLFWHVGNRISTHILHKKRAEYGKQIVATVSRKLFERFGRNYEEKNLRRMIQFAEKYPDFENIVTLSRHLSWSHFLTLIPLKNQNARDFYGKLAYSSLIGVRELRKQIRQKVYERTENVDIQLFESKTIEKGVFKDPYFLDFLDLKDGYLENDLEAAILKELELFILELGTGFSFVERQKRIIIDGDDYNLDLLFYHRKLKRLVAIELKIDKFRAKYKGQMELYLKWLDKYEKQEDEKQPIGLILCAIASKEQIELLEMHKDAIMVAEYWTELPPKKILEEKLHQSLIEARERIERKQIRG
- a CDS encoding TerB family tellurite resistance protein, with the translated sequence MAKYGKWIAGGLGWAFFGPIGGILGFVVGSMVESSSLQSTIKGKQTTTGGFAMTLLVLVAAVMKADGKITKSELNYVREYFNKSFGLEAANEAILLLKDLLKQDIPVDDVCRQIKQNLDYSSKLQLLHLLFNIADADGEIHPNELKLIGMISNNLGLSQKDYKSILAMFYDDIDSAYNVLEINKNVSNDEIKTAYRKMATKYHPDKVSYLGEDFQKIAHEKFQKVNEAYKKIKKERKIA
- a CDS encoding dephospho-CoA kinase is translated as MNVLKENRLEDKKDENTEYNIRINRIIKRDGVKEQDVINRMNNQINDKKRIKKSDFVITNDKKELIIPQVLYIEKQILKNCV